One Anser cygnoides isolate HZ-2024a breed goose chromosome 4, Taihu_goose_T2T_genome, whole genome shotgun sequence genomic region harbors:
- the PLA2G12A gene encoding group XIIA secretory phospholipase A2: MAGAPLLPLLLPLLACAWLGASQEAPRTPDWRLTLKTIRNGVHKIDVYLNAALDLLGGEDGLCHYKCSDGSKPFPRYGYKPSPPNGCGSPLFGVQFDIGIPSMTKCCNHHDRCYDTCGNKKNDCDEQFQSCLSKICRDVQKTLGISESVQACESTVQLLFDAVIHLGCKPYLDSQRAACMCRYEDKTDL; the protein is encoded by the exons aTGGCCGGcgccccgctgctgccgctgctgctgccgctgctggccTGCGCCTGGCTGGGTGCGAGCCAGGAGGCGCCGCGGACCCCCGACTGGCGGCTGACGCTGAAGACGATCCGCAACGGGGTGCACAAGATCGACGTGTACCTCAACGCCGCCCTCGACCTGCTGGGCGGCGAGGACGGGCTGTGCCACTACAAGTGCAGCGACG GATCAAAGCCCTTTCCTCGCTACGGGTATAAACCTTCACCACCAAATGGCTGTGGATCCCCTCTATTTGGGGTTCAG tttgaCATCGGGATCCCTTCGATGACAAAGTGCTGCAATCACCACGACAGATGTTACGATACTTgtggcaataaaaaaaatgactgtGATGAGCAGTTTCAGTCCTGCCTCTCCAAAATTTGCAGAGATGTGCAGAAAACACTTGGAATATCGGAGAGCGTACAGG CTTGTGAATCAACTGTCCAGCTGTTGTTCGATGCAGTTATACATTTAGGATGTAAGCCATACCTGGACAGCCAGAGAGCTGCCTGTATGTGTCGGTATGAGGATAAGACAGATCTCTGA